A stretch of the Uranotaenia lowii strain MFRU-FL chromosome 3, ASM2978415v1, whole genome shotgun sequence genome encodes the following:
- the LOC129752861 gene encoding uncharacterized protein LOC129752861 → MLTSLNGTLQEETRLLLRCSTIVQWRADLLTLTNTPAESFSTVAEEIKIATEIKSIHAAGGFNIRDWRSNSKKFEKALGGNVSSEPKSLKLETTLTPERVLGMHWLPHDDVLGYSTALAPELQEIVSSKRKPTKREALRCLMTFFDPLGLLTAFVLLRKVLLQDIWRAGTQWDEVVGDEEHEKWLRWIEGFPLIDSLQIPRCYFDSVDYDDLQLHIFVDASEDACAAVGYFRVPKITGGYACALVAAKTKVAPLKHWSIPILELQAAVIGSRLRKFIEEGHTFEIKRCVLWSDSSTVLAWIRSDHRRYTQFVACRIGEILSNINIAEWRWVPSKQNVAYLATKWGQGPPLTAENAWFRGPDFLQEDEDEWPQQRKPTSTEEELKTSRQISCLHSGFVAPIAIVDTSRFSKWERMLQTVAYVHR, encoded by the exons ATGCTGACTTCGTTGAATGGCACGCTGCAAGAAGAAACACGTTTACTACTACGGTGCTCTacaattg TTCAGTGGCGGGCGGATCTACTGACGCTGACGAACACGCCAGCCGAAAGTTTCAGCACCGTAGCCGAGGAAATCAAGATAGCGACAGAGATCAAATCGATACACGCAGCAGGTGGTTTCAATATACGGGACTGGAGATCAAACAGTAAGAAATTTGAGAAAGCCCTTGGTGGAAACGTTTCTTCCGAACCCAAATCCCTGAAGCTGGAGACAACTTTGACTCCCGAAAGAGTGCTTGGAATGCACTGGCTGCCGCATGACGACGTCTTGGGCTATTCTACCGCTTTGGCCCCGGAACTGCAGGAAATAGTGTCGTCTAAACGTAAACCTACGAAGCGCGAGGCGCTTCGCTGTCTTATGACGTTTTTCGACCCCCTAGGGTTGCTCACCGCGTTTGTGTTGCTTAGAAAGGTCTTACTCCAGGATATTTGGCGCGCTGGTACGCAATGGGACGAAGTCGTGGGAGACGAAGAGCACGAGAAATGGCTACGCTGGATCGAAGGTTTTCCGCTTATCGATAGCTTGCAGATTCCACGATGTTACTTCGACAGTGTTGACTACGACGATCTACAACTCCACATTTTCGTGGATGCTAGCGAGGACGCCTGCGCTGCTGTGGGATACTTCCGTGTTCCAAAGATAACCGGGGGGTACGCGTGTGCACTGGTTGCAGCAAAAACGAAGGTCGCACCTTTGAAGCATTGGTCCATCCCAATTCTGGAACTTCAAGCGGCTGTAATAGGATCCCGCCTAAGAAAATTCATCGAAGAAGGCCATACATTCGAAATCAAGCGATGTGTTCTCTGGTCCGACTCAAGCACTGTGCTGGCCTGGATCCGGTCCGATCATCGGAGATACACCCAGTTCGTAGCCTGCAGAATAGGGGAAATCCTTTCAAACATCAACATCGCAGAGTGGCGATGGGTCCCATCAAAACAGAACGTTGCGTACCTCGCCACCAAATGGGGACAAGGCCCGCCTTTGACTGCAGAAAACGCTTGGTTTCGTGGTCCGGATTTCCTTCAAGAAGACGAGGACGAATGGCCACAACAGAGGAAGCCGACTAGCACCGAGGAGGAGTTGAAGACGTCACGCCAAATTTCCTGTCTCCATTCTGGGTTTGTAGCTCCAATAGCCATCGTCGACACCAGTAGATTCAGCAAGTGGGAGCGAATGCTGCAAACTGTGGCATATGTACATCGCTAA